Proteins from a genomic interval of Anatilimnocola floriformis:
- a CDS encoding helix-turn-helix transcriptional regulator has product MKTIQLQLSVTIGDDAARILAEIFGPAIKQAQTPTSSDVDERREARVRASQNALFAGQKPPEDQGLLIDSREAAKLLKVSPRKLWAMQNDGRMPAPIRIGKAVRWSYEALKKWVEQGCPNSATSINE; this is encoded by the coding sequence ATGAAAACGATTCAGTTGCAACTTTCGGTAACAATTGGTGACGACGCAGCCAGAATTCTTGCTGAGATTTTTGGGCCTGCAATCAAACAGGCACAGACGCCGACCAGCAGCGATGTAGACGAGAGACGGGAGGCCCGTGTTCGAGCATCCCAGAACGCCCTCTTTGCCGGGCAGAAGCCACCGGAAGACCAAGGATTGTTGATCGACTCCCGTGAAGCGGCCAAACTTCTCAAGGTGTCGCCGAGAAAACTCTGGGCAATGCAAAACGATGGGCGGATGCCTGCGCCGATCAGAATTGGAAAAGCGGTACGATGGAGCTACGAAGCACTGAAGAAATGGGTTGAGCAAGGCTGCCCCAACAGCGCAACTTCGATAAACGAGTAA